One Panicum virgatum strain AP13 chromosome 3N, P.virgatum_v5, whole genome shotgun sequence DNA segment encodes these proteins:
- the LOC120665718 gene encoding ribulose bisphosphate carboxylase small chain A, chloroplastic-like, whose amino-acid sequence MAPTVMASSATSVAPFQGLKSTAGLPVSRRARSSGFGNVSIGGRIRCMQVWPTENNKKFETLSYLPPLSTEDLLKQVDYLIRNNWVPCLEFSKVGFVFRENATSPGYYDGRYWTMWKLPMFGCTDATQVYAELEECKKAYPDNYIRILGFDNVRQVQCVMFIAYKPPAAA is encoded by the exons ATGGCCCCCACCGTGATGGCCTCGTCGGCCACCTCCGTGGCTCCATTCCAGGGCCTCAAGTCCACCGCTGGCCTCCCCGTCAGCCGCCGCGCCCGAAGCTCCGGCTTCGGCAATGTCAGCATCGGCGGAAGGATCAGGTGCATGCAG GTGTGGCCGACGGAGAACAACAAGAAGTTCGAGACCCTGTCGTACCTGCCGCCCCTCTCCACGGAGGACCTCCTGAAGCAGGTCGACTACCTGATCCGGAACAACTGGGTCCCCTGCCTCGAGTTCAGCAAGGTCGGCTTCGTCTTCCGCGAGAACGCCACTTCCCCCGGGTACTACGACGGCCGCTACTGGACCATGTGGAAGCTGCCCATGTTCGGCTGCACCGACGCCACCCAGGTGtacgccgagctcgaggagtGCAAGAAGGCCTACCCCGACAACTACATCCGCATCCTCGGCTTCGACAACGTCAGGCAGGTGCAGTGCGTCATGTTCATCGCCTACaagcccccggccgccgcctaa